One Equus asinus isolate D_3611 breed Donkey chromosome 19, EquAss-T2T_v2, whole genome shotgun sequence genomic region harbors:
- the LOC139041019 gene encoding ral guanine nucleotide dissociation stimulator-like: MEDYVEGNVLNCQKWNEQFKLMEEIELLQEAANLYTMQPDEHFGAWFQAVEPLSEEESYSLSCQLEPRYHWVRKILLFFKHKKDRSGQNTRPPAKGPVLVVDDPPETS, translated from the exons atggaggattatgtggag ggcaatgtaCTCAACTGtcagaaatggaatgag caattcaaactgatggaggagatcgagctgctccaggaggctgcaaatctgtacaccatgcagcccgacgagcactttggggcctggttccaggccgtggagcccctgagcgaggaggagag ctacagcctgtcctgccagctggagccccgataccactgggtcagaaagattctaCTCTTCTTCAAACACAAGAAGGACCGCTCAGGGCAGA acaccagacccccagCCAAGGGCCCAGTGttggtggtcgatgaccctcctgagaccagctga